In one window of Ignatzschineria indica DNA:
- a CDS encoding DUF6691 family protein, whose translation MKLIIAFASGLLFGLGLLYSGMADPAVVQGFLDPFGDWNPSLLWVMVGALFISFIGVFIARRRDKTLTGDPLNFPQNSKINKDLVLGGLIFGIGWGLVGICPAPALVLLGRGMWEGIIFVIAMLVGMRLVTFFKK comes from the coding sequence ATGAAATTAATCATTGCATTTGCCTCAGGATTGCTTTTTGGTTTGGGGCTACTCTATTCTGGAATGGCTGATCCAGCAGTTGTTCAGGGATTTTTAGATCCTTTTGGTGATTGGAATCCCTCCCTCTTATGGGTGATGGTCGGCGCACTCTTTATCTCTTTTATCGGTGTTTTTATTGCACGTAGACGCGATAAGACCTTAACGGGAGATCCGCTTAACTTTCCTCAAAATAGTAAGATCAATAAAGATCTTGTATTGGGCGGTCTTATTTTTGGTATCGGTTGGGGATTGGTGGGCATCTGTCCAGCGCCGGCATTAGTCCTTCTTGGTCGTGGAATGTGGGAAGGCATTATCTTTGTGATCGCCATGTTAGTGGGTATGCGCTTAGTCACCTTCTTTAAAAAATAG
- a CDS encoding YeeE/YedE family protein, which yields MSFFSLPALLGGLLIGCAAVLFLIGLGRIMGVSGIVSNLLTRQGITAWRLLFVIGLLISPGVYYLIAGSLPSVSVTSSVPLLIAAGLLVGVGSAMGSGCTSGHSICGISRFAPGSLIITVLFMVAGGVTVFVLKHLMMGG from the coding sequence ATGTCATTCTTTTCACTTCCGGCACTCCTAGGGGGATTGCTCATTGGATGTGCTGCTGTTCTCTTCCTTATTGGGTTAGGGCGGATTATGGGGGTGAGTGGTATTGTAAGTAATCTTTTAACACGTCAAGGTATTACCGCCTGGCGTCTTCTCTTTGTGATTGGCTTACTCATCTCTCCCGGAGTCTATTATCTTATTGCCGGTTCATTACCCTCTGTCTCTGTAACTTCATCAGTTCCTCTCTTAATTGCAGCAGGCCTTCTTGTCGGAGTAGGATCAGCAATGGGCTCTGGTTGTACAAGCGGTCATAGCATCTGCGGAATCTCCCGATTTGCTCCAGGATCATTGATTATTACAGTGCTCTTTATGGTTGCCGGCGGGGTGACCGTTTTTGTCTTAAAGCATTTGATGATGGGAGGCTAA